From one Reyranella humidisoli genomic stretch:
- a CDS encoding dihydrodipicolinate synthase family protein, whose translation MSTGKLNEQAKGVYIIAATPFTDEGAVDLQSVDTLTDFYLGCGVHGFTLLGMMGEAHKLTADESLSVVNRVIGRAQGRQVIVGVSHAGLENVRRLSHEAMIAGASGVMVAPAPGLKGDEGIYNYYAQVFQALGPDIPVVYQDYPQTTGVYLPVNVFERLVDDFKQLVMLKHEDAPGLAKLTKVREGEKKAGRRRVSILVGNGGLYYPQEMRRGADGAMTGFAWPEMLVQVYELFAKGKAEEAEDLFDIYLPLVRHEVQPAIGLALRKEVLFRRGAIKSPKQRAPGSSLTATDKTELDGMIARLERRLADMGRLAKAAE comes from the coding sequence ATGTCGACTGGCAAACTGAACGAGCAGGCAAAAGGCGTCTATATCATCGCGGCAACGCCGTTCACCGATGAGGGCGCGGTCGACCTGCAGAGCGTCGATACGCTGACCGATTTTTATTTGGGGTGTGGCGTACATGGCTTCACCCTCCTCGGCATGATGGGTGAGGCCCACAAGCTGACCGCCGACGAATCGCTTTCGGTCGTCAATCGTGTGATCGGCCGGGCGCAGGGCCGACAGGTGATCGTGGGCGTCAGCCATGCGGGCCTCGAGAACGTGCGCCGCCTCTCGCACGAGGCGATGATCGCCGGCGCCTCGGGCGTGATGGTAGCGCCGGCGCCCGGCCTGAAGGGCGACGAGGGCATCTACAATTACTATGCGCAGGTCTTCCAGGCGCTGGGACCCGACATTCCGGTCGTTTACCAGGACTACCCTCAGACCACGGGCGTCTACCTGCCGGTCAACGTGTTCGAGCGGCTTGTCGACGACTTCAAGCAGCTCGTCATGCTGAAGCACGAGGATGCACCGGGCCTCGCCAAGCTCACGAAGGTCCGCGAGGGCGAGAAGAAGGCCGGCCGACGCCGCGTGTCGATCCTGGTCGGCAATGGCGGCCTCTACTATCCGCAGGAGATGCGCCGCGGTGCCGACGGCGCGATGACCGGCTTCGCCTGGCCCGAGATGCTGGTGCAGGTCTACGAGCTCTTCGCCAAGGGCAAGGCAGAGGAGGCGGAAGACCTCTTCGACATCTATCTGCCGCTGGTGAGGCACGAGGTGCAGCCGGCGATCGGTCTTGCGCTGCGCAAGGAAGTGCTGTTCCGGCGCGGCGCCATCAAGAGCCCGAAGCAGCGCGCGCCGGGCTCGTCGCTCACGGCGACGGACAAGACGGAACTCGACGGCATGATCGCGCGGCTCGAACGGCGCCTGGCCGATATGGGCCGCCTCGCCAAGGCGGCGGAGTAG
- a CDS encoding ABC transporter permease — protein MTDAALPLQSEADQRAIAAIRRKNAVWRRILRDPPAAVAALFLIVIVGSAILAPWIAPFDPYASNMRLRLCPIGGARCPDFLLGADNQGRDMVSRILFGLRATLGIGIAAVLVGGGLGALIGLSAAYFKRLDQPLMRLIDVLLSFPSILFGLAIAAVMGTGLFSLVVALSIASIPSIARIARGAAQSIMQQEYMEAGRAVGLGDGALIWRYLALNCWPTILIYMTLQLGQAILLGAALSFLGLGAQPPTAELGSMAADGRKFLSIAPHVSTLPCAAIFLVVLAFNVLGDALRDALDPKLRQ, from the coding sequence ATGACCGACGCGGCCCTGCCCCTGCAAAGCGAAGCCGACCAGCGCGCCATCGCCGCGATCCGGCGCAAGAACGCCGTGTGGCGGCGCATCCTGCGCGATCCGCCCGCCGCTGTGGCGGCCCTGTTCCTGATCGTGATCGTCGGCTCCGCGATCCTCGCGCCCTGGATCGCGCCGTTCGATCCCTACGCGTCAAACATGCGCCTGCGCCTCTGCCCGATCGGCGGCGCGCGCTGCCCCGACTTCCTGCTCGGTGCGGACAACCAGGGCCGCGACATGGTGAGCCGCATTCTGTTCGGCCTGCGCGCGACCCTGGGCATCGGCATTGCCGCCGTTCTGGTGGGCGGCGGGCTTGGCGCCCTGATCGGATTGAGCGCCGCCTACTTCAAGCGCCTCGACCAGCCGCTGATGCGCCTGATCGACGTGCTGCTCTCTTTCCCGTCGATCCTGTTCGGCCTCGCCATCGCGGCGGTGATGGGCACAGGTCTTTTCTCGTTGGTCGTCGCGCTGAGCATCGCCTCGATCCCCTCGATCGCCCGCATCGCGCGCGGCGCGGCACAGTCGATCATGCAGCAGGAATACATGGAAGCCGGCCGCGCCGTCGGCCTTGGCGACGGCGCGCTGATCTGGCGCTACCTCGCGCTCAACTGCTGGCCAACCATCCTGATCTACATGACGCTGCAGCTCGGCCAGGCGATCCTGCTGGGCGCCGCGCTCTCTTTCCTCGGCCTCGGCGCACAGCCGCCGACCGCCGAGCTGGGCAGCATGGCCGCCGACGGCCGCAAGTTCCTGTCGATCGCGCCGCATGTCTCGACCCTGCCCTGCGCAGCGATCTTCCTCGTGGTTCTGGCATTCAACGTGCTGGGCGACGCGTTGCGCGACGCTCTCGATCCGAAGTTGCGGCAATAA
- a CDS encoding ABC transporter permease has translation MARHIAHRLMISLPVLLGVLLIGFLLLQVVPTDPATVVAGPTATKAEVDAIRNDLGLNQPLWVQFGRYLGRVFQLDLGRSMISNRAVVDEIALTLWPTVELMLACLIWAVPLGITLGTLAARRRGTLIDRAIMALSVMGVSVPVFWVGLLLIQYVGGAGLLPFQGRNGPIWTPDGFLSIILPAVTLGAVFVGPVARMTRTSLLETLGADYVRTARAKGASDWRVTVRHALRNAMIPVVTLVGLQIGFLLGGSIVTETMFAWPGVGRMAVGAITSSDFPLAQGAILILAVGFMAINLAVDVLYAYLDPRIARG, from the coding sequence ATGGCGCGCCATATCGCCCACCGATTGATGATTTCGCTCCCCGTGCTGCTCGGGGTGCTGCTCATCGGCTTCCTCCTGCTGCAGGTCGTGCCTACCGATCCGGCAACCGTCGTGGCCGGTCCGACCGCGACGAAAGCCGAAGTCGACGCCATTCGAAACGATCTCGGTCTCAACCAGCCGCTCTGGGTCCAGTTCGGCCGCTATCTCGGCCGCGTCTTCCAGCTCGATCTCGGCCGGTCGATGATCTCGAACCGCGCCGTCGTCGACGAGATCGCCCTCACCCTCTGGCCCACCGTCGAGTTGATGCTGGCCTGCCTGATCTGGGCCGTGCCGCTCGGCATCACGTTGGGAACCCTGGCGGCGCGACGCCGCGGCACCCTCATAGATCGCGCCATCATGGCGCTCTCGGTGATGGGCGTGTCGGTCCCGGTGTTCTGGGTCGGCCTTCTCCTGATCCAGTATGTCGGCGGCGCCGGGCTCCTGCCCTTCCAGGGGCGCAACGGCCCGATCTGGACGCCCGACGGCTTCCTCAGCATCATCCTCCCGGCCGTCACTCTGGGCGCGGTCTTCGTGGGGCCCGTGGCACGCATGACGCGCACGTCACTGCTCGAAACACTCGGTGCCGACTATGTCCGCACCGCGCGCGCCAAGGGCGCCTCTGACTGGCGCGTCACGGTGCGCCACGCCTTGCGCAATGCGATGATCCCCGTTGTGACGCTCGTCGGTCTGCAGATCGGCTTTCTGCTGGGCGGCTCCATCGTCACCGAGACCATGTTCGCCTGGCCGGGTGTCGGCCGCATGGCCGTCGGCGCCATTACCTCGAGCGACTTCCCGCTGGCGCAGGGCGCCATCCTGATCCTCGCCGTCGGCTTCATGGCCATCAATCTCGCGGTCGACGTGCTCTACGCCTATCTCGATCCAAGGATCGCCCGCGGATGA